In one window of Burkholderia cenocepacia DNA:
- a CDS encoding M48 family metalloprotease, protein MRVKQLLAVSLSAALALPPGGHAQSASAPPLEPAAGGPTSISTVPSGIATGVFGTYGGAESRFSGAAGASAPVASLRAPLRALELPDLGDGSGGSLTPRAERRLGERVMREVRRDPDYLDDWLVRDYLNAMAARLAAAAAARYIGGYTPDFDLFPVRDPQINAFSMPGGFIGINSGLVVTTQTESELASVVGHEMGHVLQRHIARMIGASEKTGYTALATMLLGVLAGVLARSGDLGSAIAMGGQAYAVDNQLRFSRSAEREADRVGFQLLAGAGYDPYGMPGFFERLDRASMGDAGVPAYARTHPLTGERIADMEDRARRAPYRQPRQSAEYGFVRARLRVLQNRAPTDIAAEARRMQLEIDDHTAPNVAANWYGIALANTLLGQYDAADNALASARAAFDARERREDDPATSSPSLDVLAADIARRAGRTDDAVRLSALAQRRWPASHAAIVAHLQALIAARRFAEAQTLARAQAKADPEQPDWWDYLAKSSDGKGDVLARRRALAEKLALDGAWPSAIRQLKEARDAKDVSFYEQSIIGARLLEFEARYKEERDDEKNGRG, encoded by the coding sequence ATGCGTGTCAAACAGTTGCTTGCCGTGTCGCTGTCGGCGGCGCTCGCGCTGCCGCCGGGCGGTCATGCGCAGAGCGCATCCGCGCCGCCGCTCGAGCCGGCGGCCGGCGGCCCGACGTCGATTTCCACCGTGCCGTCCGGCATCGCGACCGGCGTATTCGGCACGTACGGCGGCGCGGAGAGCCGGTTCTCGGGCGCGGCCGGTGCGTCGGCGCCGGTCGCGAGCCTGCGCGCGCCGCTGCGGGCGCTGGAGCTGCCCGATCTCGGCGACGGCTCCGGCGGTTCGCTGACGCCGCGCGCCGAGCGCCGGCTCGGCGAGCGCGTGATGCGCGAGGTGCGGCGCGATCCCGACTATCTCGACGACTGGCTGGTGCGCGACTACCTGAACGCGATGGCGGCGCGGCTCGCGGCCGCGGCGGCGGCGCGCTACATCGGCGGCTACACGCCCGACTTCGACCTGTTCCCGGTGCGCGATCCGCAGATCAACGCGTTCTCGATGCCGGGCGGGTTCATCGGGATCAACAGCGGGCTGGTGGTCACGACGCAGACGGAGTCGGAGCTCGCATCGGTGGTTGGCCACGAGATGGGCCACGTGCTGCAGCGGCACATCGCGCGGATGATCGGCGCGAGCGAGAAGACCGGCTACACGGCGCTCGCGACGATGCTGCTCGGCGTGCTGGCCGGCGTGCTCGCGCGCAGCGGCGATCTCGGCAGCGCGATCGCGATGGGCGGACAGGCGTATGCGGTCGACAACCAGCTGCGCTTCTCGCGGTCGGCCGAGCGCGAGGCCGATCGCGTCGGCTTCCAGCTGCTCGCGGGGGCCGGCTACGACCCGTACGGAATGCCCGGCTTCTTCGAGCGGCTCGACCGCGCGTCGATGGGCGATGCGGGCGTGCCGGCCTATGCGCGCACGCACCCGCTGACCGGCGAGCGGATTGCCGACATGGAGGATCGCGCGCGCCGCGCGCCGTACCGGCAGCCGCGCCAGTCGGCCGAATACGGGTTCGTGCGGGCACGGCTGCGCGTCCTGCAGAACCGGGCGCCGACCGACATCGCGGCCGAGGCGCGCCGGATGCAGCTCGAAATCGACGATCACACGGCGCCGAACGTCGCGGCGAACTGGTACGGCATCGCGCTCGCGAATACGCTGCTCGGCCAGTACGACGCGGCCGACAACGCGCTCGCGTCGGCCCGCGCCGCATTCGATGCGCGCGAGCGGCGCGAGGACGACCCCGCGACCAGCTCGCCGAGCCTCGACGTGCTGGCCGCCGACATCGCCCGCCGCGCGGGCCGGACCGACGACGCGGTGCGGCTCTCGGCGCTCGCGCAGCGGCGCTGGCCGGCGTCGCACGCGGCGATCGTCGCGCACCTGCAGGCGCTGATCGCCGCGCGTCGCTTCGCCGAAGCGCAAACCCTCGCACGGGCGCAGGCGAAGGCCGACCCCGAACAGCCGGACTGGTGGGATTACCTCGCGAAGTCGAGCGACGGCAAGGGCGACGTGCTCGCGCGGCGCCGGGCGCTGGCGGAGAAGCTGGCGCTCGACGGTGCATGGCCGTCGGCGATCCGGCAACTGAAGGAGGCGCGCGACGCGAAGGACGTGTCGTTCTACGAGCAGTCGATCATCGGCGCGCGGCTGCTGGAATTCGAGGCGCGCTACAAGGAAGAGCGCGACGACGAAAAGAACGGCCGCGGGTAG
- the moaC gene encoding cyclic pyranopterin monophosphate synthase MoaC — protein sequence MSGLTHFDAAGHAHMVDVGDKQETRRIAIARGTIRMLPATFALIRDGKARKGDVLGVARIAAIQGAKRTADLIPLCHPLALTRVAVEFELDDALPGVHCVVQVETFGRTGVEMEALTAVQVGLLTVYDMCKAVDRGMVITDVSVREKRGGKSGDWKAEDAAG from the coding sequence ATGTCAGGACTCACCCATTTCGATGCCGCCGGCCACGCCCATATGGTCGACGTCGGCGACAAGCAGGAAACCCGGCGCATCGCGATCGCGCGGGGCACGATCCGGATGTTGCCGGCCACGTTCGCGCTGATCCGCGACGGCAAGGCCAGGAAAGGCGACGTGCTCGGCGTCGCGCGCATCGCGGCGATCCAGGGCGCCAAACGCACGGCCGACCTGATTCCGCTGTGCCACCCGCTCGCGCTCACGCGCGTGGCCGTCGAGTTCGAACTCGACGACGCGCTGCCGGGCGTGCATTGCGTCGTGCAGGTCGAGACGTTCGGGCGGACCGGCGTCGAGATGGAAGCGCTGACGGCCGTCCAGGTCGGGCTGCTGACCGTCTACGACATGTGCAAGGCGGTCGATCGCGGGATGGTGATCACCGACGTGAGCGTGCGGGAGAAGCGCGGCGGGAAGTCGGGGGACTGGAAGGCGGAAGACGCCGCGGGGTGA
- a CDS encoding type VI secretion system Vgr family protein, which translates to MNSQALRSALLAGPVQHERLIKLDTPLGPDVLLPQRVTGRSRLGRHFEFTVDTVSVSDHLELKKLIAQPVTLWIQQADQSYAPHHGYVHAARRLGSDSGVTHHQIVFASFLHFLKFRRDQRIWQDRSADDIIADVLNQHPQAKGRFTFKLYQPLPPRSFCMQYEDDWNFVHRLMESEGLYGFWEQDSDGKSHRLVIVDRIDALPALSPRTVRFHHAGTGDEADTLVQFTGTRTLRSVARTTRTFDYKQPPTASNPKATHTPTIANQGDLPQQLEVYEYTGAYTYPEQSRGDHLSKIWMEEQESHAKRFHGVGGVRRMDAGRVFEFAEHPEHDKDDAGQREFAVIETAWVIVNNLPVADEPAVFPHSLQAEIGSIMQATDTDRSRVRHPDGSEGFFQIRIEAQRTTVPFRSPFEHAKPPMHLQSAIVVAPQGEEVHTDELNRVKVRFHWDRLNDGDEKASCWLRATASDSGNGYGAVHPHRSGEEVLVDFLGGDCDRPIIVGKVYNGATSPQWHSNGILSGYRSKEYAGAGYNQLVLDDATAQNRVHLYSSQANTHLHLGYLIDHTGNNRGNYLGSGFDLRSDAYGAVRANRGLYVTTHPKQAASQPLDVDETREQLVRAQGLIDAMSQVSAQHQGESLDPGHTALKQFSDATQNSVSGSASGGRTAGGGTGNANAFKEPVMLFGSPAGIGMSTQQSAQFSADQHINLVSGQNTHVAAGKSLIASVLDRISLFAQNAGMKLFAGKGKVEVQAQADNIELTAQKALKLIAVTQSIEGAAAKEILLTSGGAYIRIADGNIEVHAPGKIDIKGAQHAFSGPTHLSQTMPTLPNSNGNYDQAFIAHWAGTDIPVANTRYQMFSNGKLLSEGVTNAAGETGLTQSHVPHDVVVKFLGKSNG; encoded by the coding sequence ATGAATTCGCAAGCGTTAAGAAGCGCGTTGCTGGCCGGACCGGTTCAGCATGAGCGCCTGATCAAACTGGATACCCCGCTCGGGCCCGACGTCCTGTTGCCGCAGCGCGTCACGGGACGATCGCGCCTCGGACGCCATTTCGAGTTCACCGTCGATACCGTGTCGGTATCCGACCACCTCGAACTCAAGAAACTGATCGCGCAGCCGGTGACGCTGTGGATCCAGCAGGCCGACCAATCGTACGCGCCGCACCACGGCTACGTGCATGCGGCCCGCCGGCTCGGGTCGGACAGCGGCGTCACGCACCATCAGATCGTCTTTGCGTCGTTCCTGCACTTCCTGAAGTTCCGCCGCGATCAGCGCATCTGGCAGGACCGGTCGGCGGACGACATCATCGCCGACGTGCTGAACCAGCATCCGCAGGCCAAGGGCCGCTTCACGTTCAAGCTCTACCAGCCGCTGCCGCCGCGCTCGTTCTGCATGCAATACGAGGACGACTGGAATTTCGTCCATCGCCTGATGGAATCGGAAGGCCTGTACGGTTTCTGGGAACAGGACAGCGACGGCAAGTCGCACCGGCTCGTCATCGTCGATCGCATCGACGCGTTGCCCGCGCTGTCGCCGCGAACCGTGCGCTTTCATCACGCGGGCACGGGCGACGAAGCCGACACGCTCGTCCAGTTCACCGGTACGCGCACGCTGCGAAGCGTCGCCCGCACCACGCGCACCTTCGACTACAAGCAGCCGCCCACCGCGTCGAATCCGAAGGCCACCCATACGCCGACGATCGCGAACCAGGGCGATCTGCCGCAGCAACTCGAAGTCTACGAATACACGGGTGCCTACACGTATCCCGAGCAGTCACGCGGCGACCATCTGTCGAAGATCTGGATGGAAGAGCAGGAATCGCACGCGAAGCGCTTTCACGGTGTCGGCGGTGTGCGGCGCATGGACGCCGGACGCGTGTTCGAGTTCGCGGAACACCCCGAACACGACAAGGACGATGCCGGCCAGCGCGAATTCGCCGTGATCGAGACGGCGTGGGTCATCGTCAACAATCTGCCCGTGGCCGACGAGCCGGCCGTTTTCCCGCACAGCCTGCAGGCCGAGATCGGCAGCATCATGCAGGCCACCGATACGGACCGGTCCCGCGTGCGTCATCCCGACGGCAGCGAGGGCTTCTTTCAGATCCGCATCGAGGCGCAGCGCACGACGGTGCCGTTCCGCAGCCCGTTCGAGCACGCGAAGCCGCCGATGCACCTGCAATCGGCGATCGTCGTCGCGCCGCAAGGCGAAGAAGTCCATACGGACGAGCTCAACCGCGTCAAGGTCCGCTTTCACTGGGACCGCTTGAACGACGGCGACGAAAAGGCGTCGTGCTGGTTGCGTGCCACGGCGTCCGATTCGGGCAATGGCTACGGTGCCGTCCACCCGCACCGCAGCGGCGAGGAAGTGCTGGTCGACTTCCTCGGCGGCGACTGCGATCGTCCGATCATCGTCGGCAAGGTCTACAACGGCGCGACGAGCCCGCAATGGCACAGCAACGGCATCCTGTCCGGGTACCGGTCCAAGGAATACGCGGGCGCCGGTTACAACCAGCTGGTGCTCGACGACGCGACCGCGCAGAACCGCGTGCACCTCTACAGCAGCCAGGCCAACACGCACCTGCACCTCGGCTACCTGATCGACCACACGGGCAACAACCGCGGCAACTATCTCGGCAGTGGCTTCGACCTGCGCTCGGACGCCTACGGCGCCGTGCGCGCAAACCGCGGGCTGTACGTCACGACGCATCCCAAGCAGGCGGCCAGTCAGCCGCTCGACGTCGACGAGACCCGGGAGCAGCTCGTGCGCGCACAAGGGCTGATCGACGCCATGTCGCAGGTCAGCGCGCAGCATCAGGGCGAGTCGCTCGACCCCGGCCACACGGCGCTGAAGCAGTTCAGCGACGCGACGCAGAACAGCGTGAGCGGCAGCGCGTCGGGCGGCCGGACCGCCGGCGGCGGAACCGGCAACGCCAACGCGTTCAAGGAGCCCGTGATGCTGTTCGGCAGCCCGGCCGGCATCGGGATGTCCACGCAGCAGTCCGCGCAATTTTCCGCGGACCAGCACATCAACCTCGTCAGCGGGCAAAACACGCACGTCGCCGCCGGAAAATCGCTGATCGCCAGTGTCCTCGACCGGATCAGCCTGTTCGCGCAGAACGCGGGGATGAAGCTGTTCGCCGGCAAGGGCAAGGTCGAAGTGCAGGCGCAGGCGGACAACATCGAGCTGACTGCGCAGAAGGCGCTGAAGCTGATCGCCGTCACGCAATCGATCGAAGGCGCCGCGGCGAAGGAGATCCTGTTGACGTCCGGCGGCGCCTATATCCGCATCGCGGACGGCAACATCGAGGTGCACGCGCCCGGCAAGATCGACATCAAGGGCGCGCAGCATGCGTTCAGCGGCCCCACCCACCTGTCGCAAACGATGCCGACGCTGCCGAACTCCAACGGCAACTATGACCAGGCGTTCATCGCGCACTGGGCCGGCACCGACATTCCGGTCGCGAACACGCGGTACCAGATGTTCTCGAACGGCAAGCTGCTCTCGGAAGGCGTCACCAACGCGGCAGGCGAAACCGGGCTCACGCAGAGCCACGTGCCGCACGACGTCGTGGTCAAGTTTCTAGGGAAATCGAATGGCTGA
- a CDS encoding WD40/YVTN/BNR-like repeat-containing protein, which translates to MTSGWETVSTEFMRNDKPYGAGAFRVQHNDFMSLKVARPELTFKPESEQKNPDVAEFAEPWMDDSNQRLNRSTVSFLRGTLGGIPVRHFQEPGQTASWWYSPDWRILYVSTGWMDYAAPRPDDGAAPQTTRLWKSSDGGQHWAQLEWPGNRNINRLLFIDAQRGYAIGWGPHVWRTADGGQTWQEIAEPPGAAVQGKPRRTFDGSNLGPDGVLRIAYQVENAEHPQPATVVWRLAWNQQDFVREAVLPGQVVVSLESPPAPVRNYALYALSRTNGESGSGRGAGVISTWTSEHPDHIQKLRAFDGSLTLNGLSAGRNGVLLVHATDPNTANGGGAPIDLTISSTDGGKTWQQTTDKASQGGYFDPETNTLYSVFAYTLRKRQF; encoded by the coding sequence ATGACTTCAGGGTGGGAAACGGTATCGACCGAATTCATGCGCAACGACAAGCCGTACGGTGCGGGCGCATTTCGCGTGCAGCACAACGACTTCATGTCATTAAAGGTTGCACGACCGGAACTCACGTTCAAGCCGGAAAGCGAGCAGAAGAACCCTGACGTCGCGGAATTCGCCGAACCGTGGATGGACGATTCAAACCAACGGCTCAACCGATCGACGGTGAGTTTCCTGCGCGGCACGCTGGGCGGCATCCCCGTGCGTCACTTTCAGGAACCGGGCCAGACCGCGTCATGGTGGTATTCGCCTGACTGGCGGATCCTGTATGTAAGCACCGGCTGGATGGATTACGCGGCACCGCGCCCCGACGACGGAGCGGCCCCTCAGACGACCAGGCTCTGGAAGTCAAGCGATGGCGGTCAGCACTGGGCCCAGCTCGAATGGCCCGGCAACCGCAACATCAATCGCCTGCTCTTCATAGACGCGCAACGGGGCTACGCCATCGGCTGGGGGCCACACGTGTGGCGAACGGCAGACGGCGGGCAAACGTGGCAGGAAATCGCGGAGCCACCCGGTGCCGCCGTCCAAGGCAAGCCGCGCCGGACTTTCGATGGATCCAACCTCGGTCCCGACGGCGTATTGCGCATTGCCTATCAGGTCGAAAACGCCGAGCATCCGCAACCGGCAACCGTTGTCTGGCGGCTCGCGTGGAATCAGCAGGATTTCGTCCGGGAAGCAGTGCTGCCCGGACAAGTTGTCGTCAGTCTCGAATCGCCGCCGGCACCCGTCCGAAATTACGCGCTGTATGCGTTGTCCCGTACAAACGGCGAATCCGGCAGTGGTCGTGGCGCGGGCGTCATTTCGACCTGGACCAGCGAGCATCCCGATCACATCCAGAAGCTACGTGCGTTTGACGGCTCGCTGACGCTCAACGGACTCAGCGCAGGTCGCAACGGCGTCCTGCTGGTTCATGCAACTGATCCGAACACCGCGAACGGCGGTGGCGCGCCGATCGATCTGACTATCAGCAGCACCGACGGTGGGAAGACGTGGCAGCAAACCACTGACAAGGCTTCACAGGGCGGCTACTTCGACCCGGAAACGAATACGCTCTATTCGGTGTTCGCCTACACACTTCGGAAACGGCAATTCTGA
- a CDS encoding WD40/YVTN/BNR-like repeat-containing protein, which produces MRNHSRLKRLGTIAIGSIALILLVENTGSRWETVSSKVTWPVPLAGVGDFYVVGNEIMSLTVADPMVTLKPPGEWKNPMVAEPTEAWMNNAAETLNRRTVNFFRGTLDQGLQRFLQAPGQHTAWWHSRDGQVQVIGVGRTSYTAPHPADGLVSQQTRVWKSLDGGRHWSQLDWPEHEDIDQLLFIDARRGYAIGRGPAVRRTSDGGVSWQRIALPPDAAVGGAPGRSFAGVNLGPDGTLRVAYPVDRSATAPARSVVYRLAPNQQAFALDTVLPNQTVTRLVSAPATAGGYALYTLSLLDHESGDDTAPDRARRTGVLSTWANTRPERVRQVTTFDRKLILSGLDVGRDGLLLVYATDPGHAIDDPPIPLMISSTDAGKTWKQNVDGIVYHNRYFNQDTNTLYSLLDERLRKLSFPVRNNRALQDRIPLLRRKTQFDE; this is translated from the coding sequence ATGCGCAACCACTCCCGCCTAAAGCGGCTGGGCACCATCGCGATCGGCAGCATCGCATTGATACTGCTGGTCGAAAATACCGGCTCTCGATGGGAAACCGTTTCGTCGAAGGTGACGTGGCCCGTCCCACTGGCTGGCGTGGGTGATTTCTACGTCGTCGGCAACGAAATCATGTCGCTCACGGTCGCCGACCCTATGGTGACGCTGAAGCCTCCCGGCGAGTGGAAGAATCCAATGGTCGCCGAACCCACCGAAGCGTGGATGAACAACGCAGCAGAAACCCTCAATCGGCGGACCGTAAATTTCTTCCGTGGCACCCTCGATCAGGGACTGCAGCGCTTCTTGCAAGCGCCGGGCCAACACACGGCGTGGTGGCATTCGCGGGACGGTCAGGTCCAGGTCATCGGCGTCGGCCGGACCAGCTACACGGCGCCACATCCGGCAGACGGCCTCGTCTCGCAGCAAACCCGTGTCTGGAAATCGCTCGACGGCGGCCGGCACTGGTCGCAGCTCGACTGGCCCGAGCACGAGGATATCGATCAGTTGCTCTTCATCGACGCGCGGCGCGGTTATGCGATCGGTCGGGGCCCGGCGGTCCGGCGAACATCCGACGGCGGCGTGTCCTGGCAGCGGATCGCACTACCACCGGATGCAGCCGTCGGTGGTGCTCCCGGGCGCAGCTTCGCAGGAGTAAATCTTGGCCCCGACGGCACCCTGCGAGTGGCTTACCCTGTCGACCGGTCGGCTACGGCCCCTGCCCGCAGCGTCGTATACCGACTCGCGCCAAATCAGCAGGCGTTCGCTCTCGATACCGTCCTGCCTAACCAGACCGTCACTCGACTCGTGTCTGCGCCTGCCACGGCTGGCGGCTACGCGCTTTACACGCTGTCTCTCCTCGACCATGAGAGTGGCGACGATACTGCACCGGATCGCGCACGCCGGACCGGTGTGCTTTCGACGTGGGCGAACACGCGCCCGGAGCGAGTCCGGCAAGTGACGACGTTTGACAGGAAGCTCATCCTGAGCGGCCTCGACGTGGGCCGCGATGGCCTGTTGCTCGTCTATGCGACCGACCCCGGGCACGCAATCGATGATCCACCGATCCCCCTGATGATCAGCAGCACTGACGCAGGCAAGACCTGGAAGCAGAATGTCGACGGGATCGTCTATCACAATCGGTATTTCAATCAGGATACGAACACGCTGTACTCGTTGCTCGATGAAAGACTGAGGAAACTGTCGTTCCCGGTCCGAAATAACCGTGCCTTACAAGACCGAATCCCGTTGCTACGACGGAAGACTCAATTCGATGAATAA
- a CDS encoding TonB family protein: MAIRSTYLILPAIAMLFSGCAMLSSSQESKLTCHIPRAVYPDTAKPLTRPATVLVRALMTTSGEAQNVTVTTSSRNAAADRAAVEAMTHASCVQTGATANPFLLTQPFVFEPRRAE, translated from the coding sequence ATGGCCATTCGCTCGACCTACCTGATCCTGCCCGCCATCGCGATGCTGTTTTCCGGCTGCGCGATGCTGTCGTCGTCGCAGGAAAGCAAGCTGACCTGCCACATTCCGCGTGCGGTCTATCCGGATACCGCGAAGCCGCTCACGCGCCCGGCGACCGTGCTCGTGCGCGCGCTGATGACGACGTCCGGCGAAGCGCAGAACGTCACCGTGACGACGAGCAGCCGCAACGCGGCGGCCGATCGCGCGGCCGTCGAAGCGATGACGCACGCGAGCTGCGTGCAGACCGGCGCGACGGCGAATCCCTTCTTGCTGACGCAACCGTTCGTGTTCGAGCCGCGGCGCGCCGAATGA